One window from the genome of Bacillus weihaiensis encodes:
- a CDS encoding SDR family oxidoreductase, whose translation MKKCENKIAIVTGASRSKGIGTTICRELAKEGADIFFTYWSSYDEKMDYFETEDLKWYQQLKEEIKAFGVRCESMAIDLSQPEAPRELLNKVSETLGLPSILVNNATHSVDLDFRSLTAENLDAHYYVNVRATSLLTVEFAKRIEGKHSGRVIQMVSGQDKSPEPGNLAYVATKGAISTFTKSIAIELAPLQITVNAVDPGPTDTGWINDELKKALLPRFPMGRIGEPKDVVKLIIFLASEDSQWVTGQIIHSDGGFF comes from the coding sequence ATGAAAAAATGCGAAAATAAAATAGCGATCGTAACAGGTGCAAGCCGTTCAAAAGGAATTGGAACAACGATTTGTCGTGAACTCGCTAAAGAAGGGGCCGATATCTTTTTTACTTATTGGTCTAGCTATGACGAAAAAATGGATTATTTTGAAACAGAAGACCTAAAATGGTATCAGCAGTTAAAGGAGGAGATCAAAGCCTTTGGTGTTCGTTGTGAATCAATGGCCATAGACCTTTCACAACCTGAAGCACCACGAGAACTTTTGAATAAGGTGAGCGAAACTCTTGGTTTACCTTCCATTCTAGTAAACAACGCGACACATTCAGTTGATTTAGATTTTCGTTCGTTGACGGCAGAAAATCTAGATGCACATTATTATGTGAATGTTCGGGCAACAAGTCTCTTAACGGTAGAATTTGCAAAACGTATTGAAGGCAAGCATAGTGGACGTGTTATTCAGATGGTATCAGGACAGGACAAGTCACCTGAACCGGGTAATTTAGCGTACGTGGCCACAAAGGGCGCAATCTCTACCTTTACAAAATCTATCGCAATTGAATTGGCACCTTTACAAATTACTGTTAATGCAGTCGATCCAGGTCCGACCGACACAGGGTGGATAAATGATGAATTGAAAAAAGCGTTGTTGCCGAGGTTTCCAATGGGAAGAATCGGTGAACCGAAAGATGTTGTAAAGCTCATCATCTTCTTAGCTAGTGAAGATTCACAGTGGGTAACAGGACAAATTATTCACTCTGATGGAGGATTTTTTTGA
- a CDS encoding VanZ family protein, with product MKKYILLFIPIIFYAPSLFTYYEGIDSHWIYVMKIVVNLFTVSICLGLILKVTTLHNVMNWLIAASFVIYFIVLYQQTIFNQFYFDRVEFNPENLSFLFNSVNVIPLRGIIEVIQNSPNAIFQIVGNLIMLTPFAFCMMYFKWAKKMKSAIIYSFFISLFIETIQFIQHVLGLLFNIGFGRSTDMDDIILNTLGAVGGIGCYYIWTKIEKMFHHGGVKKMYRKTNKDF from the coding sequence ATGAAAAAATATATTCTACTATTTATCCCAATCATTTTTTATGCTCCTAGTTTATTCACTTATTATGAAGGGATCGATTCACACTGGATTTACGTAATGAAAATAGTAGTAAATCTATTTACAGTATCTATTTGTTTAGGTCTTATATTGAAAGTAACAACATTACATAATGTAATGAATTGGCTTATTGCCGCCAGTTTCGTTATTTATTTTATCGTTCTTTACCAACAAACAATCTTCAACCAATTTTATTTTGATCGAGTTGAATTCAATCCTGAGAATCTATCTTTTCTTTTTAATTCAGTGAATGTTATACCGTTAAGAGGCATCATTGAAGTAATCCAGAACAGTCCAAATGCTATTTTTCAAATAGTTGGTAACCTTATTATGCTCACACCATTTGCTTTTTGCATGATGTATTTTAAGTGGGCGAAAAAGATGAAAAGCGCAATTATATATTCATTTTTCATTTCACTTTTTATTGAAACCATTCAATTCATCCAGCATGTTTTAGGTTTACTTTTTAACATAGGCTTTGGAAGAAGTACGGACATGGATGACATCATTCTTAATACGTTGGGAGCAGTTGGTGGAATAGGTTGCTATTACATATGGACAAAGATTGAGAAAATGTTTCATCATGGTGGAGTGAAAAAAATGTATCGTAAAACAAACAAGGATTTTTGA
- a CDS encoding HAD family hydrolase: protein MNKYKAILFDLDDTLLDRDRAVDHLFFIILDKYYKDLSDASKVHMLNVFKQYDKNSYGISDKSKVFSSFFHDFPPNIAMPATDMQEFWNHYFPRCFSIDEETLTLLQLIKKKVKIGIITNGTVRRQKAKIINTGLDAIFKQIIISEEVDCWKPDSHIFHLALNTLKVEAEEILFVGDDLTKDILGCQNVKMKGIWFNPHKKINDTHIKPFGEIQTLGSLLRYLD, encoded by the coding sequence TTGAATAAATATAAAGCTATTTTATTTGATTTAGATGATACTCTACTAGATCGAGATAGAGCAGTAGATCATTTGTTTTTCATTATTCTAGATAAATATTATAAGGATCTTAGTGATGCTTCAAAGGTTCATATGTTGAATGTATTTAAACAGTACGATAAAAACAGCTATGGTATCAGTGATAAATCAAAAGTATTTTCATCATTTTTTCATGATTTTCCACCGAATATAGCAATGCCCGCCACCGACATGCAAGAGTTTTGGAATCACTATTTTCCTCGTTGTTTCTCGATTGATGAGGAGACACTTACGCTCTTACAGTTAATAAAGAAGAAAGTTAAGATTGGGATCATTACAAACGGTACTGTACGTAGACAAAAAGCGAAGATCATCAACACTGGTTTAGACGCAATCTTTAAACAAATCATTATTTCTGAAGAAGTCGACTGTTGGAAGCCTGACTCACACATTTTTCATTTAGCATTAAACACTCTTAAGGTGGAAGCTGAGGAAATTTTATTCGTTGGTGATGATTTAACGAAGGATATTTTAGGCTGTCAAAATGTAAAGATGAAAGGTATTTGGTTTAATCCGCACAAAAAAATAAATGATACGCATATCAAACCATTTGGAGAGATACAAACTTTAGGTTCATTATTGAGGTACTTAGATTGA